The following proteins come from a genomic window of Vidua chalybeata isolate OUT-0048 chromosome 2, bVidCha1 merged haplotype, whole genome shotgun sequence:
- the SLC25A6 gene encoding ADP/ATP translocase 3, whose amino-acid sequence MADQAISFLKDFLAGGVAAAISKTAVAPIERVKLLLQVQHASKQIAADKQYKGIIDCVVRIPKEQGVLSFWRGNLANVIRYFPTQALNFAFKDKYKQVFLGGVDKHTQFWRYFAGNLASGGAAGATSLCFVYPLDFARTRLAADVGKAGADREFSGLGDCLVKITKSDGVRGLYQGFNVSVQGIIIYRAAYFGIYDTAKGMLPDPRNTHIVISWMIAQTVTAVAGVVSYPFDTVRRRMMMQSGRKGADIMYSGTIDCWRKIARDEGGKAFFKGAWSNVLRGMGGAFVLVLYDEFKKVI is encoded by the exons ATGGCGGACCAGGCCATCTCCttcctcaaggactttctgGCGGGCGGCGTCGCCGCCGCCATCAGCAAGACGGCGGTGGCGCCTATCGAGCGGGTCAAGCTCTTGCTCCAG gTGCAACATGCGAGTAAACAGATTGCTGCTGATAAGCAGTACAAGGGCATCATCGATTGTGTAGTGCGTATTCCAAAGGAACAAGGAGTGCTGTCTTTCTGGCGAGGAAACTTGGCAAATGTCATCAGATACTTCCCAACTCAAGCTCTTAATTTTGCCTTCAAGGATAAGTATAAGCAGGTGTTTTTGGGAGGTGTAGACAAGCACACTCAGTTCTGGAGGTATTTTGCTGGTAACCTGGCGTCTGGTGGTGCAGCTGGAGCCACTTCCCTCTGCTTTGTCTACCCCTTGGATTTTGCAAGAACCCGTTTGGCTGCTGATGTTGGAAAAGCTGGTGCAGACAGAGAATTCTCTGGTCTCGGGGACTGTCTAGTCAAAATCACCAAGTCTGATGGTGTGCGTGGCTTGTACCAAGGGTTCAATGTCTCTGTCCAAGGCATCATCATCTATAGAGCTGCCTATTTTGGGATCTATGATACAGCAAAAG GCATGCTCCCAGATCCCAGAAATACTCACATTGTTATCAGCTGGATGATCGCCCAGACAGTGACTGCTGTGGCTGGCGTCGTCTCCTATCCTTTTGATACAGTGCGACGTAGAATGATGATGCAGTCAGGACGCAAAGGAG ctgataTCATGTACTCTGGAACAATTGACTGCTGGCGGAAGATTGCAAGGGATGAAGGAGGAAAGGCCTTCTTCAAGGGTGCATGGTCTAATGTTCTCAGAGGCATGGGTGGTGCTTTTGTGCTTGTGCTGTACGATGAAttcaagaaagtaatttaa